The Anopheles merus strain MAF chromosome 2L, AmerM5.1, whole genome shotgun sequence genome has a segment encoding these proteins:
- the LOC121591487 gene encoding semaphorin-1A isoform X2 produces MLDTISRRRKDDEPHTTNSGGRRLPLRSTHRTMHLTEGVLAAAALFIISQCVVRVDSWVPDVQSKIRIPYDATVPSFFGNSTDYFKLLDANEQYILIGARNAVYNISIDRLVELPGQRISWPSSDAHRELCTLKGKHEQDCQNYIRVFARINANRIMVCGTNSFKPLCRYYNVLPGNGSLVYDNNELEAQGRCPYNPQHNSTYVYTDGQLYSATVADFSGADALIYREPQRTEQFDSKQLNQPAFVSAIEYNGYVMFFYREVAMEYMNCGKAIYSRVSRVCKNDKGGPYPFQDKWTSFLKARLNCSIPGEYPFYFDELQATTNAISGTYGGVRNKIIYGIMTTPENAIGGSAVCAFSVEDIMEAFEGPFKAQRDIHSNWLQVPPSAVPEPRPGKCVDDSRTLPKALVNFVKTNNLMDSSVPSVHSRPVFTRVSLYYRLSAIAVDPQVKALDGQRYDVIFVGTNDGKVIKFVNILSANTSDDVRTVVISETQAFPPGTKINEMTISKKNAALIVISSGKIISLPLHTCNEHSFKTCRKCLDLQDPYCAWDDLNRDCKPIDEVHASGAPIDQFYQRLDGERIGEICRKYDHQEPTVHTYEDNDVYTRVDGSGAVEKPDKSFDQRNVLIVHANHGTVSSVGPEDIDNEISMSSMEGDEQTNRIINTLQYQPKPDTFVKQNVLSATPNLISLLLGFIVTVMVSVGVGCLFMRHLMLKKGQGGCEHRNQLHWQSGKSLSMLSQTRTSGKDVNLLMNTTNQYHTQQQAIVQQLQQHHQNNCKDNIDFDYKDRSVECKNSTENLEKDISKGMGTLQKVKKTYI; encoded by the exons ATGTTGGACACGATAAGCAGGAGACGGAAGGACGACGAACCACACACAACGAACAGTGGTGGTAGGAGGCTGCCGCTACGCAGTACCCACCGGACGATGCACCTGACGGAAGGCGTTCTAGCGGCAGCAGCACTGTTCATCATCAGTCAGTGCGTCGTACGCGTTGACAGTTGGGTGCCAGATGTCCAGAGCAAGATACGCATCCCATACG ATGCTACCGTGCCGTCCTTTTTTGGCAACAGTACCGATTATTTCAAGCTGCTGGATGCGAACGAGCAGTACATACTGATCGGCGCCCGGAATGCGGTGTACAACATCTCGATCGATCGGCTGGTGGAGCTGCCGGGCCAGCGGATCAGCTGGCCATCGTCTGACGCCCACCGGGAGCTGTGCACGCTGAAGGGCAAGCACGAGCAGGACTGCCAGAACTACATCCGCGTGTTTGCGCGCATCAATGCGAACCGCATCATGGTGTGCGGCACGAACTCGTTCAAACCCCTGTGCCGCTACTACAACGTCCTCCCGGGCAACGGGTCGCTGGTGTACGATAACAACGAGCTGGAAGCGCAGGGCCGCTGCCCGTACAATCCGCAGCATAACAGCACGTACGTGTACACCGATGGGCAGCTGTACTCGGCCACGGTGGCGGACTTTTCCGGCGCGGACGCGCTGATCTATCGGGAGCCGCAGCGGACGGAGCAGTTCGACAGCAAGCAGCTCAATCAGCCCGCGTTTGTCAGCGCGATCGAGTACAACGGGTACGTGATGTTTTTCTACCGCGAGGTCGCGATGGAGTACATGAACTGCGGCAAGGCCATCTACTCCCGGGTGAGCCGGGTGTGCAAGAACGATAAGGGTGGACCGTACCCGTTCCAGGACAAGTGGACCTCGTTCCTGAAGGCACGGCTAAACTGTTCCATTCCCGGCGAATATCCGTTCTACTTCGATGAGCTAC AGGCGACAACGAACGCGATCAGCGGCACGTATGGCGGTGTGCGGAACAAAATCATCTACGGCATTATGACGACGCCGGAAAACGCCATCGGCGGATCGGCCGTGTGTGCCTTCTCGGTGGAGGACATCATGGAAGCGTTCGAGGGACCGTTCAAGGCGCAGCGCGACATCCATTCGAACTGGCTGCAGGTGCCGCCGAGCGCGGTGCCCGAACCGCGCCCCGGCAAGTGTGTGGACGATAGCCGTACGCTTCCGAAGGCGCTGGTTAACTTCGTCAAGACGAACAACCTGATGGACAGCTCGGTACCGTCGGTACACTCGCGGCCCGTCTTTACGCGCGTCAGCCTGTACTATCGCCTCTCGGCGATTGCGGTCGATCCGCAGGTGAAGGCACTGGACGGCCAGCGGTACGATGTGATCTTTGTCGGCACGAACGACGGCAAGGTGATCAAGTTCGTGAACATCCTGTCGGCGAACACGTCGGACGATGTGCGCACGGTGGTGATCAGCGAGACGCAAGCGTTCCCGCCCGGTACGAAGATCAACGAGATGACGATTTCGAAGAAGAACGCGGCCCTGATCGTGATCAGCAGCGGGAAGATCATTTCACTGCCGCTGCACACCTGCAACGAGCACAGCTTCAAGACGTGCCGCAAGTGTTTGGATCTGCAGGATCCGTACTGTGCGTGGGACGACCTGAATCGGGACTGCAAACCGATCGACGAGGTGCATGCGTCCGGGGCGCCGATTGATCAGTTCTACCAGCGGCTGGATGGGGAGCGCATCGGGGAGATTTGCAGGAAGTACGACCATCAGGAACCGACGGTACACACGTACGAGGATAACGATGTGTACACGCGGGTCGACGGGTCCGGGGCGGTGGAAAAGCCGGACAAATCGTTCGACCAGCGCAATGTGCTGATCGTCCACGCAAACCACGGTACGGTGTCGTCGGTGGGGCCGGAAGATATCGACAACGAGATATCGATGTCGTCGATGGAAGGTGACGAGCAAACGAACCGGATCATCAATACGCTTCAGTACCAGCCCAAGCCgg ATACATTCGTGAAGCAAAATGTGCTATCGGCAACACCGAACCTGATATCGCTACTGTTAGGTTTCATCGTGACCGTGATGGTGAGCGTTGGAGTGGGCTGTCTCTTCATGCGCCACCTAATGCTGAAGAAAGGGCAGGGAGGATGCGAACACCGCAATCAGCTGCACTG GCAAAGCGGCAAAAGCCTCTCAATGCTGTCCCAGACGCGCACGAGCGGCAAGGACGTGAACCTGCTAATGAACACGACCAACCAGTACCACACGCAGCAGCAAGCGAtcgtgcagcagctgcagcagcaccatcagaaCAACTGCAAGGATAATATCGACTTTGACTACAAGGACCGCAGCGTGGAGTGCAAAAACTCGACCGAAAATCTCGAGAAGGACATCAGCAAAGGGATGGGCACGCTGCAGAAGGTGAAAAAGACGTACATATGA
- the LOC121591487 gene encoding semaphorin-1A isoform X1, with product MLDTISRRRKDDEPHTTNSGGRRLPLRSTHRTMHLTEGVLAAAALFIISQCVVRVDSWVPDVQSKIRIPYDATVPSFFGNSTDYFKLLDANEQYILIGARNAVYNISIDRLVELPGQRISWPSSDAHRELCTLKGKHEQDCQNYIRVFARINANRIMVCGTNSFKPLCRYYNVLPGNGSLVYDNNELEAQGRCPYNPQHNSTYVYTDGQLYSATVADFSGADALIYREPQRTEQFDSKQLNQPAFVSAIEYNGYVMFFYREVAMEYMNCGKAIYSRVSRVCKNDKGGPYPFQDKWTSFLKARLNCSIPGEYPFYFDELQATTNAISGTYGGVRNKIIYGIMTTPENAIGGSAVCAFSVEDIMEAFEGPFKAQRDIHSNWLQVPPSAVPEPRPGKCVDDSRTLPKALVNFVKTNNLMDSSVPSVHSRPVFTRVSLYYRLSAIAVDPQVKALDGQRYDVIFVGTNDGKVIKFVNILSANTSDDVRTVVISETQAFPPGTKINEMTISKKNAALIVISSGKIISLPLHTCNEHSFKTCRKCLDLQDPYCAWDDLNRDCKPIDEVHASGAPIDQFYQRLDGERIGEICRKYDHQEPTVHTYEDNDVYTRVDGSGAVEKPDKSFDQRNVLIVHANHGTVSSVGPEDIDNEISMSSMEGDEQTNRIINTLQYQPKPDTFVKQNVLSATPNLISLLLGFIVTVMVSVGVGCLFMRHLMLKKGQGGCEHRNQLHWQSGKSLSMLSQTRTSGKDVNLLMNTTNQYHTQQQAIVQQLQQHHQNNCKDNIDFDYKDRSVECKNSTENLEKDISKGMGTLQKTRHLKTFKP from the exons ATGTTGGACACGATAAGCAGGAGACGGAAGGACGACGAACCACACACAACGAACAGTGGTGGTAGGAGGCTGCCGCTACGCAGTACCCACCGGACGATGCACCTGACGGAAGGCGTTCTAGCGGCAGCAGCACTGTTCATCATCAGTCAGTGCGTCGTACGCGTTGACAGTTGGGTGCCAGATGTCCAGAGCAAGATACGCATCCCATACG ATGCTACCGTGCCGTCCTTTTTTGGCAACAGTACCGATTATTTCAAGCTGCTGGATGCGAACGAGCAGTACATACTGATCGGCGCCCGGAATGCGGTGTACAACATCTCGATCGATCGGCTGGTGGAGCTGCCGGGCCAGCGGATCAGCTGGCCATCGTCTGACGCCCACCGGGAGCTGTGCACGCTGAAGGGCAAGCACGAGCAGGACTGCCAGAACTACATCCGCGTGTTTGCGCGCATCAATGCGAACCGCATCATGGTGTGCGGCACGAACTCGTTCAAACCCCTGTGCCGCTACTACAACGTCCTCCCGGGCAACGGGTCGCTGGTGTACGATAACAACGAGCTGGAAGCGCAGGGCCGCTGCCCGTACAATCCGCAGCATAACAGCACGTACGTGTACACCGATGGGCAGCTGTACTCGGCCACGGTGGCGGACTTTTCCGGCGCGGACGCGCTGATCTATCGGGAGCCGCAGCGGACGGAGCAGTTCGACAGCAAGCAGCTCAATCAGCCCGCGTTTGTCAGCGCGATCGAGTACAACGGGTACGTGATGTTTTTCTACCGCGAGGTCGCGATGGAGTACATGAACTGCGGCAAGGCCATCTACTCCCGGGTGAGCCGGGTGTGCAAGAACGATAAGGGTGGACCGTACCCGTTCCAGGACAAGTGGACCTCGTTCCTGAAGGCACGGCTAAACTGTTCCATTCCCGGCGAATATCCGTTCTACTTCGATGAGCTAC AGGCGACAACGAACGCGATCAGCGGCACGTATGGCGGTGTGCGGAACAAAATCATCTACGGCATTATGACGACGCCGGAAAACGCCATCGGCGGATCGGCCGTGTGTGCCTTCTCGGTGGAGGACATCATGGAAGCGTTCGAGGGACCGTTCAAGGCGCAGCGCGACATCCATTCGAACTGGCTGCAGGTGCCGCCGAGCGCGGTGCCCGAACCGCGCCCCGGCAAGTGTGTGGACGATAGCCGTACGCTTCCGAAGGCGCTGGTTAACTTCGTCAAGACGAACAACCTGATGGACAGCTCGGTACCGTCGGTACACTCGCGGCCCGTCTTTACGCGCGTCAGCCTGTACTATCGCCTCTCGGCGATTGCGGTCGATCCGCAGGTGAAGGCACTGGACGGCCAGCGGTACGATGTGATCTTTGTCGGCACGAACGACGGCAAGGTGATCAAGTTCGTGAACATCCTGTCGGCGAACACGTCGGACGATGTGCGCACGGTGGTGATCAGCGAGACGCAAGCGTTCCCGCCCGGTACGAAGATCAACGAGATGACGATTTCGAAGAAGAACGCGGCCCTGATCGTGATCAGCAGCGGGAAGATCATTTCACTGCCGCTGCACACCTGCAACGAGCACAGCTTCAAGACGTGCCGCAAGTGTTTGGATCTGCAGGATCCGTACTGTGCGTGGGACGACCTGAATCGGGACTGCAAACCGATCGACGAGGTGCATGCGTCCGGGGCGCCGATTGATCAGTTCTACCAGCGGCTGGATGGGGAGCGCATCGGGGAGATTTGCAGGAAGTACGACCATCAGGAACCGACGGTACACACGTACGAGGATAACGATGTGTACACGCGGGTCGACGGGTCCGGGGCGGTGGAAAAGCCGGACAAATCGTTCGACCAGCGCAATGTGCTGATCGTCCACGCAAACCACGGTACGGTGTCGTCGGTGGGGCCGGAAGATATCGACAACGAGATATCGATGTCGTCGATGGAAGGTGACGAGCAAACGAACCGGATCATCAATACGCTTCAGTACCAGCCCAAGCCgg ATACATTCGTGAAGCAAAATGTGCTATCGGCAACACCGAACCTGATATCGCTACTGTTAGGTTTCATCGTGACCGTGATGGTGAGCGTTGGAGTGGGCTGTCTCTTCATGCGCCACCTAATGCTGAAGAAAGGGCAGGGAGGATGCGAACACCGCAATCAGCTGCACTG GCAAAGCGGCAAAAGCCTCTCAATGCTGTCCCAGACGCGCACGAGCGGCAAGGACGTGAACCTGCTAATGAACACGACCAACCAGTACCACACGCAGCAGCAAGCGAtcgtgcagcagctgcagcagcaccatcagaaCAACTGCAAGGATAATATCGACTTTGACTACAAGGACCGCAGCGTGGAGTGCAAAAACTCGACCGAAAATCTCGAGAAGGACATCAGCAAAGGGATGGGCACGCTGCAGAAG ACTCGCCACTTGAAGACGTTTAAACcgtaa